In one window of Armatimonadota bacterium DNA:
- a CDS encoding Gfo/Idh/MocA family oxidoreductase codes for MAKLRIGLIGSGSMGSGLAKAAAGLDRAEVVAVSDINSEVAAKLGTELGADAYGDDGEQILARNDIAGVIVATPGYLHRDGCARAAQAGKHIFCEKPLATNVSDCDAIIKATDKAGVKLQVGQVLRYLPMQAKTIELVRSGIYGEPIACSITRIGGGYGGAWGVRWRDSHQKSGGILMEINAHEFDLMSQICGDAKSVYALGHRYVQERLHSPDQLFVIVDFVNGAMGQLHSSVASAIGDGSTKVQCREGAVFFGGLTLRHGAFGKEPEIIESSQITVEPAVSREVREWVDAVLDDTPVTIPGIDGRKAVELAEAAYESARSGEPVPLPLKEATGVMSAEWPE; via the coding sequence TTGGCGAAGCTTCGTATCGGACTGATCGGTTCCGGCTCGATGGGGTCGGGTCTGGCTAAGGCCGCTGCGGGCCTCGACCGGGCGGAGGTCGTCGCGGTGTCTGACATCAACTCGGAGGTGGCGGCGAAGCTAGGCACGGAACTCGGCGCGGATGCATACGGCGACGACGGCGAGCAAATCTTGGCGCGTAACGATATCGCGGGCGTCATCGTCGCCACCCCCGGTTATCTCCACCGTGACGGCTGCGCGCGCGCCGCGCAGGCGGGCAAGCACATCTTCTGCGAGAAGCCGTTGGCGACGAACGTGTCGGACTGCGATGCGATTATTAAGGCGACGGATAAAGCCGGCGTCAAGCTCCAGGTCGGCCAGGTGCTGCGCTATCTGCCGATGCAGGCGAAGACGATCGAGCTTGTGCGCTCCGGGATCTACGGTGAGCCGATTGCGTGCAGCATCACGCGCATCGGCGGCGGCTACGGCGGCGCGTGGGGCGTCCGCTGGCGCGACAGCCACCAGAAGTCCGGCGGCATCCTGATGGAGATCAACGCCCATGAATTCGACCTCATGAGTCAGATCTGCGGCGATGCGAAGAGCGTCTACGCCCTGGGCCACCGTTATGTCCAGGAGCGCCTCCACTCACCCGATCAACTGTTCGTCATCGTGGATTTCGTGAACGGCGCGATGGGGCAACTGCACTCCAGCGTCGCGTCGGCCATCGGCGACGGCAGCACCAAGGTGCAGTGCCGCGAGGGGGCGGTGTTCTTCGGCGGCTTGACCCTGCGACACGGGGCGTTCGGCAAAGAGCCGGAGATTATCGAGAGCAGTCAGATCACAGTCGAGCCCGCCGTTTCCCGCGAGGTCCGCGAGTGGGTGGACGCGGTGCTTGACGATACTCCGGTGACGATCCCCGGCATTGACGGCAGGAAGGCGGTCGAGCTGGCCGAGGCGGCCTACGAATCCGCGCGCTCCGGCGAGCCGGTTCCGCTCCCGCTCAAAGAAGCCACCGGCGTCATGTCCGCCGAATGGCCGGAGTGA
- the queD gene encoding 6-carboxytetrahydropterin synthase QueD, with translation MYELTVETEFSAAHALEGYEGPCARLHGHNYRVVIQIAGEELDHRGMLLDFREIKRICESFVRELDHQYLNDVPAFESQNPTSENLARHIFHHVAGAIGEMEGLGERKIWPVRVTVYESPKSAASYGEPCER, from the coding sequence ATGTACGAGCTGACCGTCGAGACCGAATTCTCCGCCGCACATGCGCTGGAGGGCTACGAGGGGCCGTGCGCGCGACTGCACGGGCACAACTACCGTGTTGTCATCCAGATCGCCGGCGAGGAACTCGACCATCGCGGCATGCTTCTCGATTTCCGCGAGATCAAGCGCATCTGCGAATCCTTCGTCCGCGAGTTGGATCATCAGTATCTCAATGACGTGCCGGCTTTCGAGAGCCAGAATCCGACCAGCGAGAACCTCGCCCGGCATATCTTCCACCACGTCGCGGGCGCCATCGGCGAGATGGAGGGCCTCGGCGAGCGCAAGATCTGGCCGGTTCGAGTAACGGTATACGAGAGTCCCAAGTCCGCCGCCAGCTACGGCGAGCCGTGCGAGCGGTGA
- a CDS encoding radical SAM protein, which produces RVAGPAPDLQLLLLTGRESAQAATVKPALALINALRLRRAYRDLPTINPALPARVDIEPTSYCNFRCPHCPATALAPTRVRSHLSLEAFEGILDQLPAAYRLKLVGLGEPLLNPEYFDMVRGARRRRVRVLTTTNGSLLDADRRRQLLACGLTNLNISVDAATPETHARLRPGSDLEQIGESIVSLVRERGRRKSPAIRVWHVIQRASTGEIPDLVSRCIQWGVDALLCTAKLTNFGSATLEEYVHERRALGDDLQRVLPEARRRAAAAGLEFRCPEGPPPPRMPADGRPCRWPWGRTVVTARGEVMPCPYAGGPDGLILGRLLPTDGEPAQSFAEIWNGPAMQQLREQIRARKNPAFCRACYPGWEGAQSGA; this is translated from the coding sequence CGAGTGGCGGGTCCGGCCCCTGACCTTCAGCTTCTTCTTCTGACCGGCCGGGAATCTGCGCAGGCGGCCACCGTGAAACCAGCTCTCGCCCTGATCAACGCGCTGCGCCTGCGGCGCGCATACCGTGATCTGCCGACGATCAACCCGGCACTCCCGGCGCGGGTGGATATTGAGCCCACGAGCTACTGCAACTTCCGCTGTCCCCATTGCCCCGCCACTGCCCTCGCACCGACACGAGTGCGGAGCCATCTCTCCCTCGAAGCCTTCGAGGGGATCCTCGACCAGCTCCCGGCCGCCTACCGACTGAAGCTGGTGGGCCTTGGCGAGCCCCTGCTGAACCCCGAGTACTTCGACATGGTACGCGGCGCGCGGCGGCGACGAGTCCGCGTGCTCACCACCACGAACGGGAGCTTGCTCGACGCCGACCGCCGCCGGCAGCTCCTCGCCTGCGGCCTGACCAACCTGAACATCTCCGTTGACGCCGCGACCCCCGAGACCCATGCCAGGCTGCGGCCCGGCTCCGACCTGGAGCAGATAGGCGAGAGCATCGTCTCGCTCGTGCGCGAGCGCGGCCGGCGGAAGTCGCCTGCGATCCGTGTCTGGCACGTGATCCAGCGCGCATCCACAGGCGAGATTCCCGACCTCGTCTCCCGCTGCATCCAATGGGGCGTGGACGCGCTGCTGTGCACGGCCAAGCTCACGAACTTCGGCTCCGCGACGCTGGAGGAGTACGTGCACGAGCGGCGCGCCCTGGGCGATGACCTGCAGCGCGTGCTCCCCGAAGCGCGCCGCCGCGCGGCCGCGGCGGGCCTGGAGTTCCGCTGCCCCGAGGGGCCGCCGCCGCCGCGAATGCCGGCCGACGGCCGGCCGTGCCGCTGGCCTTGGGGGCGGACCGTCGTCACCGCGCGGGGGGAAGTGATGCCGTGTCCCTATGCGGGTGGCCCCGACGGGCTGATCCTCGGTCGGCTCCTCCCCACCGACGGCGAGCCGGCCCAGAGCTTCGCCGAGATCTGGAATGGGCCGGCGATGCAGCAACTGAGGGAGCAGATCCGGGCTCGCAAGAACCCCGCGTTCTGCCGCGCCTGCTACCCGGGGTGGGAGGGCGCCCAGAGCGGCGCGTGA
- a CDS encoding DegT/DnrJ/EryC1/StrS family aminotransferase — MSSDSQLALFGGPRAVQTDPGDIFTWPIITSEDEDAVLDVLRRGAMSGADVTEQFEREFAEWQGMTYALGFNNGTSALHGAMFGCKIGVGDEIICPSLTYWASAAPCFSLGATVVFAEVDPDTLGIDPNDIEHRITERTKAIMVVHYVGHPADMDPIMDIARRHGVKVIEDVSHAQGALYKGRKVGTFGDVSAMSLMSGKSLATGEAGIMVTNDLEIHERAIAFGFYERFRGDIRTEELRQFMELPLGGYKYRVHQLSSAVGRVQLKHYDERCAEIQKAMNHFWDVLDGVPGIRAHRPPKDSRSTMGGWYAARGLYRPQELEGLSITRFTEAVRAEGCGCSPGCNIPLHLHPLFNTCDVYGHGKPTRIAHSERDLRQPPGSLPVTESIGRRTFSIPWFKHYRSRIIEEHANAFRKAAANYAALLAADPGDPSDLGGWHFFRHT, encoded by the coding sequence ATGAGCAGCGATTCACAACTCGCGTTGTTCGGCGGCCCGCGGGCGGTGCAGACCGATCCGGGGGATATCTTCACCTGGCCGATCATCACAAGTGAGGACGAGGATGCGGTGCTCGACGTGCTCCGCCGTGGGGCGATGTCCGGGGCAGATGTCACGGAGCAGTTCGAGCGGGAGTTCGCTGAATGGCAGGGGATGACATACGCCCTCGGCTTCAACAACGGCACGTCCGCGCTGCACGGCGCGATGTTCGGCTGCAAGATCGGCGTCGGGGATGAGATCATCTGCCCGAGCCTGACCTACTGGGCGTCGGCGGCACCGTGCTTCTCCCTGGGCGCGACGGTCGTGTTCGCCGAAGTTGACCCGGACACGCTGGGCATTGACCCCAACGATATCGAGCATCGGATCACCGAGCGCACCAAAGCGATCATGGTCGTGCATTACGTCGGCCATCCGGCGGATATGGATCCGATCATGGACATCGCGCGGCGGCACGGTGTGAAGGTGATCGAGGACGTGTCGCACGCGCAAGGCGCGTTGTACAAAGGCCGGAAAGTCGGCACCTTCGGTGATGTGTCCGCGATGTCGCTGATGAGCGGGAAATCGCTGGCGACCGGCGAGGCGGGGATCATGGTCACCAACGACCTGGAGATCCACGAGCGCGCGATCGCCTTCGGGTTCTACGAACGCTTCCGGGGCGACATCAGGACCGAGGAACTGCGGCAGTTCATGGAGCTGCCGCTGGGCGGGTACAAGTACCGCGTGCATCAGCTCAGCTCAGCGGTGGGCCGCGTGCAACTCAAGCACTATGACGAGCGCTGCGCGGAGATTCAGAAGGCGATGAATCACTTCTGGGATGTGCTCGACGGCGTGCCCGGGATCCGTGCGCATCGTCCGCCCAAGGACTCCCGTTCGACGATGGGCGGGTGGTACGCGGCGCGCGGGCTGTACCGGCCGCAGGAACTGGAGGGGCTTTCGATAACGCGGTTCACCGAGGCGGTGCGAGCGGAGGGCTGCGGCTGCTCGCCGGGGTGCAACATCCCGCTGCACCTGCATCCCCTATTCAACACCTGCGACGTGTACGGCCATGGCAAGCCGACGCGAATCGCGCACTCCGAGCGCGACCTGCGCCAGCCGCCGGGAAGCCTGCCGGTGACCGAGAGCATCGGGCGGCGGACGTTCAGCATTCCGTGGTTCAAGCATTACCGCTCCCGAATCATCGAGGAGCACGCGAACGCGTTCCGCAAGGCGGCGGCGAACTACGCGGCGTTGCTCGCGGCAGACCCGGGGGATCCGTCGGACCTGGGTGGCTGGCATTTCTTCCGGCACACGTGA
- the queC gene encoding 7-cyano-7-deazaguanine synthase QueC produces MARPRSIVLLSAGLDSAVNLQRAHEKTDVALALTFDYGQLAAAREVAAAKAMCARLRVRHRVVRLPWLRGICQSALTGRGDLPQPGRADLDGDAAQESARAVWVPNRNGVFVNIAAAFAEALDCDLIVAGFNAEEAATFPDNSPQFIRAANRALRLSTLRRPRVTSYTQDIDKAAIIRLGRESGAPLDLIWSCYRGGEEHCWRCESCGRLRRALRASRSWAWFQRLRG; encoded by the coding sequence ATGGCGCGCCCGCGAAGCATAGTGCTCCTCTCCGCCGGCCTCGATTCCGCGGTCAACCTCCAGCGCGCACACGAGAAGACGGACGTCGCCCTCGCCCTTACTTTCGACTACGGCCAGCTTGCGGCCGCGCGCGAGGTCGCGGCCGCGAAAGCGATGTGCGCTCGGCTTCGCGTGCGTCACCGCGTCGTGCGCCTCCCTTGGCTGCGTGGAATCTGTCAGTCGGCGCTCACCGGGCGCGGCGACCTCCCGCAGCCGGGCCGCGCGGATCTGGACGGCGACGCGGCGCAGGAATCCGCGCGCGCGGTCTGGGTGCCCAATCGTAACGGCGTGTTCGTCAATATCGCCGCCGCGTTCGCTGAGGCGCTCGACTGCGACCTCATCGTGGCCGGCTTCAACGCCGAGGAAGCCGCCACGTTCCCCGACAACAGCCCGCAGTTCATACGCGCCGCGAATCGCGCGCTCCGCCTCTCGACGCTGCGCCGCCCCCGCGTCACGAGCTATACACAGGACATCGATAAGGCTGCCATTATCCGACTCGGCCGCGAGAGTGGCGCGCCCCTCGACCTCATTTGGAGCTGCTACCGCGGCGGGGAGGAGCACTGCTGGCGGTGCGAGTCGTGCGGCCGCCTACGGCGCGCGCTGCGCGCATCGCGAAGCTGGGCCTGGTTCCAGCGGTTGCGCGGGTAG
- a CDS encoding carbohydrate kinase gives MPNAVCIGELLIDFVSTAKDLSLSNCPPLVGAPGGAPANVAVGLARLGVSSGFVGKIGDDPFGEFLRATMAENSVDATHLVSEPGSRTTLAFNATRSDGKKDIFFYRNPGADILLHPDDINEDYMVSADVLHFGSVSLSHSPSREATLRAVEIAQANELLISYDPNLRLMLWDSADEAEKWIWKAMPAADVVKIAEEEWEFITGTSDLEAGSEKVFEAGPGLVVVTRGEQGCYYDNGRARGYLPGFAVDVLDPLGAGDGFVAAMLAGLLRCGDYRALTAEDLDDMLTTANAAGALTTQRAGVIPALPTPDEIKAFVRTASFRPLALGPDANPFADDELEAE, from the coding sequence ATGCCGAACGCCGTCTGCATTGGTGAACTCCTCATTGACTTCGTGTCGACGGCCAAGGACTTGAGCCTGTCCAACTGCCCGCCGCTGGTCGGCGCCCCGGGCGGCGCCCCGGCCAATGTTGCCGTCGGCCTCGCCCGCCTCGGCGTGTCATCCGGATTCGTCGGCAAGATCGGGGACGATCCCTTCGGCGAATTCCTCAGGGCGACGATGGCCGAGAACTCCGTGGATGCGACGCACCTCGTCAGCGAACCGGGAAGTCGCACCACCCTCGCCTTCAACGCCACGCGCTCCGACGGCAAGAAGGACATCTTCTTCTACCGCAATCCCGGCGCCGACATCCTCCTGCACCCCGACGATATCAACGAAGACTACATGGTTTCCGCGGACGTGCTTCACTTCGGCTCGGTCAGCCTGAGCCATTCCCCGAGCCGCGAGGCGACCCTGCGCGCGGTGGAGATCGCTCAGGCCAACGAGCTTCTCATCTCCTACGACCCGAACCTGCGCCTCATGCTGTGGGACTCCGCCGACGAGGCCGAGAAGTGGATCTGGAAGGCGATGCCCGCGGCCGATGTCGTCAAGATCGCCGAGGAAGAGTGGGAGTTCATCACCGGCACGTCCGATCTCGAAGCTGGCAGCGAGAAAGTGTTCGAGGCGGGGCCCGGACTCGTCGTCGTCACGCGCGGCGAGCAGGGCTGCTACTACGATAACGGCCGCGCGCGTGGGTACCTGCCGGGGTTCGCGGTTGACGTGCTCGATCCGCTCGGCGCGGGCGACGGCTTCGTCGCCGCGATGCTCGCGGGCCTCTTACGATGCGGGGACTACCGCGCCCTCACGGCGGAAGACCTGGACGATATGCTGACCACGGCCAACGCCGCGGGCGCGCTGACAACCCAGCGCGCCGGCGTCATTCCCGCGCTCCCGACTCCGGACGAGATCAAGGCGTTCGTCCGCACCGCCTCGTTTCGCCCGCTCGCCCTGGGCCCGGACGCGAATCCATTCGCCGACGACGAACTGGAGGCCGAATGA
- the nifU gene encoding Fe-S cluster assembly scaffold protein NifU — translation MQYSTKVMEHFANPRNVGEMADADGIGNVGNPVCGDIMRMYIKVEDGRIADAKFQTFGCGAAIATSSMATELVKGKTIDEALKVTNKAVAEALGGLPPVKMHCSVLAEEALHKAIDDYLKKTTGKGLDIKEHDELVAAHSHDADGVACEAPGEKDDVATA, via the coding sequence ATGCAATACAGCACAAAGGTCATGGAGCACTTTGCCAACCCGCGCAACGTCGGCGAGATGGCGGACGCCGATGGCATAGGCAACGTTGGCAACCCCGTATGCGGTGACATCATGCGCATGTACATCAAGGTCGAGGACGGGCGCATCGCTGACGCCAAGTTCCAGACTTTCGGCTGCGGTGCCGCGATCGCCACCAGCAGCATGGCGACCGAACTGGTCAAGGGCAAGACGATCGACGAGGCGCTGAAGGTCACGAACAAAGCGGTCGCCGAGGCGCTCGGCGGCCTGCCCCCGGTCAAGATGCACTGCTCGGTGCTTGCCGAGGAGGCGCTGCACAAAGCGATTGACGACTACCTCAAGAAGACAACCGGCAAAGGGCTCGACATCAAAGAGCACGACGAACTCGTCGCCGCGCACTCGCACGACGCCGACGGCGTCGCATGCGAGGCCCCCGGCGAGAAGGACGACGTGGCGACGGCTTGA
- a CDS encoding 16S rRNA (uracil(1498)-N(3))-methyltransferase, translating to FDGRGSECEAAIESADRTQTTLRVTQSVEPVPEPAVKVTLFQSIPRGDAMERVIQKCVEIGVSEIVPVITRRTVARPRGGQGAKLARWRKIALHAVEQSGRARLVPVAGPVAVETVVERVPSFDLALVPHIGDAAVGAAPTRRNATRSTVIQSEAQRSEESRPRFGGSTPLGEVLGACPKAASVAVAIGPEGGFSPEEIERFAAAGARVVSLGPRVLRSETAGLVAATIVLYHFGEMH from the coding sequence TCTTCGACGGCCGCGGCAGCGAATGCGAAGCGGCCATCGAGTCCGCCGACCGCACTCAAACGACACTGCGGGTCACCCAATCGGTGGAACCCGTTCCGGAACCGGCGGTCAAAGTCACACTGTTTCAGTCCATCCCCCGCGGCGACGCGATGGAGCGCGTCATCCAGAAATGCGTGGAAATCGGCGTGAGCGAAATCGTGCCCGTCATCACTCGTCGCACTGTGGCGCGGCCGCGCGGTGGGCAAGGGGCCAAGCTCGCGCGTTGGCGCAAGATCGCGCTGCACGCGGTCGAGCAGTCGGGCCGCGCGCGGCTCGTGCCTGTCGCTGGGCCGGTCGCGGTCGAAACCGTCGTCGAGCGCGTGCCGTCCTTCGACCTGGCGCTCGTGCCGCACATTGGCGATGCGGCCGTGGGCGCAGCGCCTACGCGGCGTAATGCGACCCGGTCCACTGTCATTCAGAGCGAAGCGCAGCGGAGCGAAGAATCTCGGCCTCGCTTTGGCGGCTCGACCCCGCTCGGCGAAGTGCTTGGCGCGTGCCCCAAGGCGGCGTCCGTCGCCGTCGCCATCGGCCCTGAGGGAGGCTTCTCGCCGGAAGAGATCGAACGCTTCGCCGCCGCGGGCGCGCGCGTCGTCTCCCTGGGCCCCCGCGTCCTGCGCTCCGAGACCGCCGGCCTCGTCGCCGCCACCATCGTTCTCTACCACTTCGGCGAGATGCACTGA
- a CDS encoding nitroreductase family protein, producing the protein MMDLDQAIATRRTIRRFTRRPVPEDDLRSIADAGRLAASAGNRQPVRFLAVSEDDPVTYMFDHVAWLAAAGDPPQGMRPTAYVVILADPEVNRSYTSDCAAAAQNVLLAAHGRGIGGCWIGSVNRDAVRDLLRIPAGLEIYGVIALGYPAEDAVAYDADGAVAVTRDADGVVRVPKRKLGEVLRFERWE; encoded by the coding sequence ATGATGGACCTCGACCAAGCCATCGCAACTCGCCGCACTATCCGCCGCTTCACCCGGCGCCCCGTGCCTGAGGATGATCTGCGATCCATCGCCGATGCAGGCCGGCTCGCGGCGAGCGCGGGTAATCGCCAGCCCGTTCGATTCCTCGCGGTATCCGAGGACGATCCGGTGACTTACATGTTCGACCACGTCGCCTGGCTCGCCGCAGCGGGGGATCCGCCTCAGGGCATGCGGCCGACGGCGTATGTCGTCATTCTGGCTGATCCCGAGGTCAACCGCAGCTACACCTCCGACTGCGCCGCCGCCGCACAGAACGTGCTCCTCGCGGCGCACGGGCGCGGCATCGGCGGCTGTTGGATCGGCTCGGTGAATCGCGACGCGGTGCGCGACCTGCTGCGCATTCCGGCCGGCTTGGAGATCTACGGGGTCATTGCTCTGGGCTATCCGGCGGAAGATGCGGTAGCCTACGATGCGGACGGCGCTGTCGCAGTGACGCGCGATGCAGATGGGGTCGTGCGCGTGCCGAAGCGCAAGTTGGGCGAGGTGCTGCGCTTCGAGAGATGGGAGTGA
- a CDS encoding RDD family protein — MPTASPAIATAIDLDRDTAGLARRAAAVLIDMVVLVILTTPLALPQLEQMMIAVMALDGDLFFDTLFEYDLAWWRTAGIYAVGFGYGVFMLGRYRRTLGMMVFGARVTNPDATDVGWGKAALRTAAYLMPAVAADVLLDRSELAAVLVSGVQTIGLLWIMVDGAHQGYHDKIARTLVMLERRCRERERAGSIEAERTAASDSDAAA; from the coding sequence ATGCCAACCGCCTCACCGGCCATCGCCACGGCAATTGACCTCGACCGGGACACTGCCGGCCTCGCGCGGCGCGCGGCGGCCGTGCTCATAGACATGGTGGTTCTGGTGATCCTGACAACGCCTCTGGCCTTGCCGCAGCTCGAACAGATGATGATTGCCGTGATGGCCCTGGACGGGGACCTGTTCTTCGACACGCTGTTCGAGTACGATCTCGCTTGGTGGCGGACCGCCGGGATCTACGCGGTTGGGTTCGGCTACGGCGTGTTCATGCTCGGCCGCTATCGCCGGACACTGGGCATGATGGTGTTCGGGGCGCGGGTGACGAATCCGGATGCCACGGACGTCGGGTGGGGGAAGGCGGCGCTGCGGACGGCCGCATATCTCATGCCCGCTGTCGCGGCGGATGTGCTGCTCGATCGGAGCGAACTGGCCGCGGTACTCGTGTCTGGGGTGCAGACCATCGGTCTCCTATGGATCATGGTTGACGGAGCGCACCAGGGCTACCACGACAAGATCGCGCGCACGCTGGTCATGCTCGAGCGGCGCTGCCGGGAGCGCGAGCGCGCTGGCAGCATCGAGGCGGAGCGCACTGCCGCGTCGGACTCCGACGCGGCGGCGTGA
- a CDS encoding Rrf2 family transcriptional regulator: protein MSGMELSAKAEYGVRAMLDLGLQGGQSTFEEIAGRQGIPPKFMPEIMRDLGKAGLVVTTRGFGGGVRLALEPEEVTVRAVVEALEGPLVIFRCLSNPGRCPADENCAVQEMWSQAQEEMAGVLERTTLADLVAGARKRRTASRPAAAGPRR from the coding sequence TTGAGTGGGATGGAGCTATCCGCCAAAGCTGAATACGGCGTGCGCGCGATGCTCGACCTGGGGCTTCAGGGCGGGCAGAGCACGTTCGAGGAGATCGCCGGCCGACAGGGCATCCCGCCCAAGTTCATGCCGGAGATCATGCGCGACCTCGGCAAGGCCGGCCTGGTCGTGACCACGCGCGGATTCGGCGGCGGCGTACGCCTAGCGCTCGAGCCCGAGGAAGTCACCGTGCGCGCGGTCGTCGAGGCGCTCGAGGGGCCGCTCGTGATTTTCCGTTGCCTGAGCAACCCGGGCCGCTGCCCCGCGGATGAGAACTGCGCGGTACAGGAGATGTGGTCGCAAGCGCAGGAGGAAATGGCAGGCGTGCTGGAGCGCACGACCCTGGCGGACCTCGTCGCCGGCGCGCGCAAACGCAGGACCGCATCGCGACCGGCCGCCGCGGGCCCCAGGCGCTAG